The following proteins come from a genomic window of Salvia hispanica cultivar TCC Black 2014 chromosome 4, UniMelb_Shisp_WGS_1.0, whole genome shotgun sequence:
- the LOC125217847 gene encoding cation/H(+) symporter 13-like: protein MSVKQTSASEGNVEGPHGEETLICQFIHMTNSQGSTWFGGNPFTYTVPLLLAQISLIFFVTSLIWLFLRPCKQGMISAQLIGGVIMGRSCLGQIKAYSDMIFPSEGRHVLETSADLGFILYLFILGVHTDLNLVKKVERYAVVIGVSCFMVPLATGMGAIVMVTRTMELDPLTKQCLPLVASLTSISSFPVITSLLTDLKILNSEIGRIATLTALVSDICNYAISLVFGGVVVYLMSKQFTMIISIISSIFFLLVILFILRPLVACVANRVPEGDQMKQSQFVVVAVLVLVCGLGSEVLGQPAGLGTFILGIALQNDGSMLATKMETFSIGVLVPAKFVISGLIVDVSSIQSISGSAYGILLLICYTSKFLVVFILSLYYKFSIRDATVFSLIMCCKGAIEAALYITLFEDGVIGHEAYSILLLSMLMMTGIARPLIAHLYDPSSRYLGICKNSIMLNQPHDELRILLCIHDTDNIPTIITVLDAMHGSRPITLFALGLMELKGRGAAVLEQTTDTTSNQAAKALNSLSDRNAGRLVVRHFTSISPYASMHVDVCTLAADQATNIVILPFHKQFTINGGLGLNSPQVRTVNQNVMSKSPCSVAILIDRGQFIRPNSPTFHICLLFLGGMDDCEALALCTSFINNQNVTLTFIWIRPWDHAKHGDLNMEIEMVNQFKAKTAGNKRVTYAEELVRDAIDTTKVIGSVKDYNCNLCVVGRYHDTKSEILAGINDWSECPELGIIGDMMATPDFQFSLLVVQQQQQLPDYATLQPIASGYISSSRYSDCKDDFDSFHRV from the exons ATGTCAGTGAAACAAACTTCAGCTTCAGAAGGGAATGTGGAGGGACCACATGGGGAAGAAACATTGATATGTCAATTTATTCACATGACAAATTCACAGGGAAGCACATGGTTTGGGGGAAATCCGTTCACCTACACGGTGCCACTTCTCCTGGCGCAGATTTCTCTCATCTTCTTCGTCACAAGCCTTATTTGGCTCTTCCTTAGGCCTTGCAAGCAAGGAATGATCAGCGCACAACTCATC GGAGGCGTCATCATGGGAAGATCTTGCTTGGGTCAAATCAAAGCTTACAGCGATATGATATTTCCTTCGGAAGGAAGACATGTTCTAGAAACATCAGCGGACCTAGGGTTCATCTTGTATCTCTTTATACTCGGAGTCCACACAGATCTTAACTTGGTGAAGAAAGTTGAGAGATACGCAGTGGTCATTGGCGTTTCCTGCTTTATGGTGCCTCTGGCTACCGGCATGGGTGCCATTGTCATGGTGACTCGCACCATGGAGCTTGACCCCTTGACAAAACAATGTCTCCCTCTTGTTGCAAGTCTAACGTCCATATCGTCATTCCCGGTGATCACCAGCCTGCTGACTGACCTCAAAATTCTCAACTCAGAGATCGGGAGAATTGCAACACTGACGGCCCTAGTGAGCGACATTTGCAACTATGCTATCTCTCTTGTTTTTGGTGGAGTGGTTGTGTATCTGATGAGCAAACAGTTCACAATGATAATATCCATTATTAGTTccatattttttctccttGTCATCCTCTTCATACTCCGTCCCCTGGTCGCATGCGTAGCTAATCGTGTTCCAGAGGGGGATCAGATGAAGCAGTCACAGTTTGTTGTGGTGGCGGTGTTGGTGTTGGTATGCGGCTTGGGTTCCGAGGTTTTGGGGCAACCAGCGGGGCTTGGCACTTTTATCTTGGGCATTGCGCTTCAGAATGATGGTAGTATGCTAGCTACTAAGATGGAGACATTCAGCATTGGGGTGCTTGTTCCGGCCAAGTTTGTTATTAGTGGTCTTATTGTGGATGTTTCATCCATCCAATCTATTTCTGGATCTGCATATGGGATACTTCTTCTCATCTGCTACACTTCTAAGTTCCTCGTTGTATTTATCCTTTCCCTCTACTACAAGTTTTCCATTAGAGACGCCACGGTGTTCTCTCTGATCATGTGCTGCAAAGGCGCCATCGAAGCTGCTCTTTACATCACCTTGTTCGAGGATGGGGTCATAGGGCATGAAGCATACTCTATTTTGTTACTATCAATGCTAATGATGACCGGAATAGCCAGACCTCTAATAGCACACCTCTACGACCCCTCATCTCGATACTTGGGCATCTGCAAGAACTCCATCATGTTAAACCAGCCCCACGATGAGTTGCGGATACTCCTCTGCATCCACGACACCGACAATATCCCCACCATCATCACCGTCCTTGACGCCATGCACGGCAGCAGGCCTATCACGCTCTTCGCCCTCGGCCTCATGGAGCTCAAGGGCAGAGGCGCTGCAGTCCTCGAACAGACCACCGACACCACCTCCAATCAAGCTGCAAAAGCCCTAAACTCTCTATCAGATAGGAACGCCGGCCGCCTCGTCGTCCGCCACTTCACCTCTATCTCTCCCTACGCGAGCATGCACGTCGATGTATGCACCCTCGCTGCCGACCAAGCCACCAACATTGTCATCCTCCCTTTCCACAAGCAGTTCACCATAAACGGTGGCTTGGGGCTCAACTCCCCGCAAGTAAGGACAGTGAACCAGAACGTGATGTCAAAGTCCCCCTGCTCTGTCGCCATCCTAATCGACCGAGGCCAGTTCATTAGGCCCAATAGCCCTACCTTCCACATTTGCCTACTCTTCCTAGGCGGCATGGATGACTGTGAGGCCCTCGCCTTATGCACCAGCTTCATCAACAACCAAAACGTGACCCTCACTTTCATCTGGATACGGCCGTGGGACCATGCCAAGCATGGTGACCTAAATATGGAGATTGAGATGGTGAACCAGTTCAAGGCGAAGACAGCGGGGAATAAGAGGGTCACGTACGCGGAGGAGCTGGTGCGGGACGCCATAGACACCACAAAGGTTATCGGATCGGTGAAGGACTACAATTGTAATTTGTGTGTCGTGGGGCGGTACCACGACACAAAGTCAGAGATCTTGGCCGGGATTAATGATTGGAGCGAGTGTCCGGAGCTCGGGATCATCGGAGATATGATGGCAACTCCTGATTTTCAGTTTTCTTTATTGGTAGTGCAACAGCAACAACAACTCCCTGACTACGCCACACTCCAACCCATTGCTAGCGGGTACATTTCATCGTCTCGCTACAGCGATTGCAAAGATGACTTCGACTCATTTCACCGTGTCTAA